In Micromonospora ferruginea, the sequence CGTCGGTAATGCGGGTGTCGCCGTGGGCGCGCGGAGCACCGCCCCAGGCGACCACGTTGCACTTCTCGTGCCGGCCGGCCTGGCAGTGGCCGCAGACGCCCCACTGGCACGGACAGACCGACTGGTCCCGGGTGCCCTTGCGATAGGCGGGCGGGAGGACGACGTCGCGGATCCAGGTGGCGGCGTCGGCGGGGATGGCGGTCATCGGCTGATCCCGGGCAGCTCGACGGTTTCGATGGGCCGGAAGTCGGCGTCGTCGCACCGGTCGTACCAGCCGCAGTCCGGGTCGCCGCAGTCGCACGGGCAGCCGTGCCAGCAGCAGCCGCCTTCGCACTCGTGGCAGCGCCCCTCCTTGCACGGGTCGCAGGTGAGGCCGTCGTCGGGCTCGTCCACGGGTCAGCCCTCGGCCTGGCGGCGGGCGCGGGCCCGGTCGGTGACGGGGACGCCCTTGCAGGAGTGGGTGACGGGCCACACCCACTTGCCGCAGCGGTCGCATTCGGTGCGGCCGTCGCCGGGGTCGGTGTCCGGGGTGGTCGGTTCGCTCACACCTCTTGAATCGTTGGCGGGCCCGGAAGTGCAACAGGCTGCCTCGGCGAGCAGTGCCCGCCACCCGTCGATGACCTCGGCTCGGATCCACCCGGTGTGCCGCCCGCCGCCAGAACCGAAGGGGACGCCTTCGTCGCAGCGGCGAACCACATCGGCGAGGGCGGCGGTGAGCCGGCCGGTCAGGTTGGGTGGAGTGCCGTCGAGCAGCACGCGGCCGTACGCGGTGAGCATCCGGTCGTCGGGCTGCTGGTGGCCGTGCTCGGCCGCCCAGTCGCGGGCGGCGCGGAAGGCGGCCAGGTTGTGCGCGGGCTCGGTCATCGGTTCCTCCAGCGGCGGATCAGGGCGGCGGTCAGGGCCAGGCGCAGGGCCCGGTTGCGGCGTGCGCGGATGCGCAGGAGCGCCTGGTGGCGGACGGCGTCGGCGCGCACGGCACGGTCGGTCACGGGGCACCGTCCGGGCGGCGCGGCCACTCCTCGCCCAGGCCGAACAGGTCCAACCGCTGCGCGATGGCCTCGACGGTCGGGCAGGGCCCCTCGCACACCGGCTCTTCGCAGCCCGTGCACCACGGGCAGCGGCAGTGGCAGTGCTCCCGG encodes:
- a CDS encoding DUF6248 family natural product biosynthesis protein; its protein translation is MTAIPADAATWIRDVVLPPAYRKGTRDQSVCPCQWGVCGHCQAGRHEKCNVVAWGGAPRAHGDTRITDARGLVAGGWGVRSTEVWRSGRPCRWICPCGCTPIGCALPPASPAGPEQLDLFAALPVGAVRP